The Corallococcus silvisoli genome has a segment encoding these proteins:
- the mxcL gene encoding myxochelin B biosynthesis transaminase MxcL, whose protein sequence is MSQAAPRHPSLPRPIVGELKLERSNQLLAEARKWVPGVTQTMMKKPDHFAPGAFPVFLAKGQGALVEDADGQEYIDYIQALGANMLGHNHPAVADTIRKHLAEGIIHSLPTPVEVSSVKALVEVIPGAEMARFFKTGADATSAAVRLARHLTGREHIVTVGYNGWHDHFMYDTPGVPPTVAKLTTRLPLFTPPDEPALLEHIEKHGAQLACVLLAIPYNRTVTREFLLQVKATCAKHGVMFVLDEVVTGFRLALGGAQQYFDIQADFVTLSKGIAAGMPLSAIAGPEKYLSRLSELQVSTTFGGEMLSLAVCEAVLHEYRRTNHVEHIASLGRRLREGVNAHARETGSSLEVIGYDAVPFFRFSKVIPEHIEKMIPFQAGMARRGVILRRDLNFISAVHTVEQIDHTIAAAGEVLRETAAKAHAA, encoded by the coding sequence ATGTCCCAGGCAGCCCCCCGACACCCGTCCCTTCCCCGCCCCATCGTGGGTGAACTCAAGCTGGAGCGCTCCAACCAGCTGCTCGCCGAGGCGCGCAAGTGGGTGCCCGGCGTCACCCAGACGATGATGAAGAAGCCGGATCACTTCGCCCCTGGCGCCTTCCCCGTGTTCCTCGCGAAGGGACAGGGCGCGCTGGTGGAGGACGCGGACGGCCAGGAGTACATCGACTACATCCAGGCCCTGGGCGCCAACATGCTGGGCCACAACCACCCGGCCGTCGCGGACACCATCCGCAAGCACCTGGCCGAGGGCATCATCCACTCGCTGCCCACGCCCGTGGAGGTCTCCTCCGTGAAGGCGCTGGTGGAGGTCATCCCCGGCGCGGAGATGGCCCGCTTCTTCAAGACGGGCGCGGACGCCACGTCCGCCGCCGTGCGCCTCGCGCGCCACCTCACCGGCCGCGAACACATCGTCACCGTGGGCTACAACGGCTGGCACGACCACTTCATGTATGACACGCCGGGCGTGCCCCCGACCGTGGCGAAGCTCACCACCCGGCTGCCGCTCTTCACGCCCCCGGACGAGCCCGCGCTCCTCGAGCACATCGAGAAGCACGGCGCCCAGCTGGCCTGCGTGCTGCTGGCCATCCCCTACAACCGCACCGTCACCCGCGAGTTCCTCCTCCAGGTGAAGGCCACCTGCGCGAAGCACGGCGTGATGTTCGTCCTGGATGAGGTCGTCACAGGCTTCCGCCTGGCCCTGGGCGGCGCGCAGCAGTACTTCGACATCCAGGCGGACTTCGTCACCCTGTCCAAGGGCATCGCCGCGGGCATGCCCCTGTCCGCCATCGCCGGCCCGGAGAAGTACCTCTCCCGCCTGAGCGAGCTGCAGGTCTCCACCACCTTCGGCGGTGAGATGCTCTCCCTGGCCGTGTGCGAGGCCGTCCTCCACGAGTACCGCCGCACCAACCACGTCGAACACATCGCCAGCCTGGGCCGCCGCCTGCGCGAGGGCGTCAACGCCCACGCCCGCGAGACGGGCTCCTCGCTGGAGGTCATCGGCTACGACGCCGTGCCCTTCTTCCGCTTCAGCAAGGTCATCCCCGAACACATCGAGAAGATGATCCCCTTCCAGGCCGGCATGGCCCGCCGGGGCGTCATCCTCCGCCGCGACCTCAACTTCATCAGCGCCGTGCACACCGTGGAGCAGATCGACCACACCATCGCCGCCGCCGGCGAGGTGCTGCGCGAGACCGCCGCCAAGGCCCACGCGGCCTGA
- a CDS encoding 2,3-dihydro-2,3-dihydroxybenzoate dehydrogenase, which translates to MALPDSDYENRSHSTTNGPGERMMGATTGHAVVTGAAQGIGAAVARKLARTMPVAVFDQNAAGLELLVAELRQQGLKATAFPVDVRDKDGIEDAIAVIESRLGPIQVLANVAGILRVGPVLTQSDADWMSTFAVNTHGVFHVSRAVAKHMVPRRSGVIVTVGSNAAGVPRMQMAAYAASKAASTMFTKCLGLELAQHGIRCNVVSPGSTDTAMQRAMWADDSGRDAVIAGSLDTFRTGIPLRRIATPDDIADAVAFLASDQARHITMHDLCIDGGATLGV; encoded by the coding sequence ATGGCACTTCCGGATTCTGATTATGAGAACCGTTCTCATTCCACGACGAACGGCCCCGGCGAGCGGATGATGGGCGCGACGACAGGACACGCGGTGGTGACGGGCGCGGCGCAAGGCATTGGCGCCGCGGTGGCGCGCAAGCTGGCGCGCACGATGCCGGTCGCGGTGTTCGACCAGAACGCCGCGGGGCTGGAGCTGCTGGTGGCGGAGCTGCGCCAGCAGGGCCTGAAGGCCACGGCGTTCCCGGTGGACGTGCGGGACAAGGACGGCATCGAGGACGCCATCGCCGTCATCGAGTCCCGGCTGGGCCCCATCCAGGTGCTGGCCAACGTGGCGGGCATCCTGCGGGTGGGCCCGGTGCTCACGCAGAGCGACGCGGACTGGATGTCCACGTTCGCGGTCAACACCCACGGCGTGTTTCATGTCTCGCGCGCGGTGGCGAAGCACATGGTGCCCCGCCGCTCCGGCGTCATCGTGACGGTGGGCTCCAACGCGGCCGGGGTGCCGCGCATGCAGATGGCGGCCTACGCGGCGTCCAAGGCCGCCTCCACCATGTTCACCAAGTGTCTGGGATTGGAGCTGGCCCAGCACGGCATCCGCTGCAACGTCGTGTCCCCGGGCTCCACCGACACCGCCATGCAGCGGGCGATGTGGGCGGACGACTCCGGCCGCGACGCGGTCATCGCGGGCTCGCTGGACACCTTCCGCACGGGCATCCCGCTGCGCCGCATCGCCACGCCGGATGACATCGCCGACGCCGTGGCCTTCCTCGCCTCCGACCAGGCCCGCCACATTACGATGCACGACCTGTGTATCGACGGCGGCGCCACGCTCGGCGTCTAG
- the mxcK gene encoding myxochelin export MFS transporter MxcK, translating to MTVLSAPSPAARERTLLWLLAAVQFTHVVDFMMLMPLGPLLMQRLELSATRFGALVSAYTLASAAMGVLGVFWLDRLERKRTLLMLYAGFIAATLLCGAATGAMGLLVARTAAGACAGLMGAVVIAIVSDVVPAERRGQAIGTVMTAYALSAVAGVPLGLGLANLGGWRLPFGVLAGLAGIVWLLLLRFLPRVDGHLSPAAASNASPTAGFTPRLALGWGLTFTVVFASFLLIPYLGAFMVGNVGLSLTDLPWVYLAGGAATFVSSRWIGRMADRLGPARALALLLVATMAPHLLFTHLPPSPLPVVAVVFVLFMTLTSGRAIPTMALVASQVPPALRGRYLAVNMAASDGASGLAAWMGGLLLTTGPDGALLGFAQLGWLAVGISTLALGLLWTFAGRAVRLDPTPAP from the coding sequence GTGACTGTCTTGAGTGCTCCATCCCCCGCCGCGCGAGAGCGCACGCTGCTGTGGCTCCTGGCCGCGGTGCAGTTCACGCACGTCGTCGACTTCATGATGTTGATGCCGCTGGGCCCCCTGCTGATGCAGCGGCTGGAGCTGTCCGCGACGCGCTTCGGAGCGCTGGTGTCCGCGTACACGCTGGCGTCCGCGGCCATGGGCGTGCTGGGGGTGTTCTGGCTGGACCGCCTGGAGCGCAAGCGCACGCTGTTGATGCTCTACGCGGGCTTCATCGCCGCCACGCTCCTGTGCGGCGCGGCCACCGGAGCCATGGGGCTGCTCGTGGCGCGCACTGCGGCTGGGGCGTGCGCGGGGCTGATGGGGGCGGTCGTCATCGCCATCGTCAGTGACGTGGTGCCGGCGGAGCGCCGAGGCCAGGCCATTGGCACCGTGATGACGGCCTACGCGCTGTCCGCGGTGGCGGGCGTGCCGCTGGGCCTGGGGCTCGCGAACCTGGGCGGCTGGCGGCTGCCCTTCGGGGTCCTCGCCGGGCTCGCGGGGATCGTCTGGCTGCTGCTCCTGCGCTTCCTGCCCCGCGTGGACGGACACCTGTCCCCGGCGGCGGCCTCCAACGCGTCCCCCACCGCGGGCTTCACGCCCCGGCTGGCGCTGGGCTGGGGGCTCACCTTCACGGTGGTGTTCGCCAGCTTCCTGCTCATCCCCTACCTGGGCGCCTTCATGGTGGGCAACGTGGGCCTGTCCCTCACGGATCTGCCGTGGGTCTATCTGGCGGGCGGCGCGGCCACGTTCGTGAGCTCGCGATGGATTGGCCGGATGGCGGACCGCCTGGGCCCCGCCCGCGCGCTGGCCCTCCTGCTGGTGGCCACCATGGCACCGCACCTGCTCTTCACCCACCTGCCGCCGTCGCCGCTGCCGGTGGTGGCCGTCGTGTTCGTGTTGTTCATGACGCTCACCTCCGGGCGGGCCATCCCCACCATGGCGCTGGTCGCGTCCCAGGTGCCCCCCGCGCTCCGGGGCCGCTACCTCGCCGTCAACATGGCCGCCAGCGATGGCGCCTCCGGGCTCGCCGCGTGGATGGGCGGGCTCCTGCTCACCACCGGGCCGGACGGCGCGCTGCTGGGTTTCGCCCAGCTGGGCTGGCTCGCGGTGGGCATCTCCACGCTCGCGCTCGGGCTGCTGTGGACCTTCGCTGGCCGCGCCGTGCGGCTGGACCCCACACCCGCGCCCTGA